From the genome of Puniceicoccus vermicola:
GGCGTTTCTCCAAAGATCGGACGGCTCCCAAGACCGTAGAAAAGCGGATCCGCCGCGAGCAAGCCGAGCGGGGACTGGAGCTCTTAACCGAGGCGGCCAAGTTTGTCCCCGATTCACCGGCGATTCCCGCGGAAAAAGCCCGGATCTACTGGACGGTTCTCGACGATCCGGATATGGCCCAGGAGTATTATCGGGTCGCTTACGAGAAACCGCCACATCCCCCTCTCTACGCTCGTCTACGAGCCGTCATTTTGATCGATTTGGGGCGTTATCAGGAGGCGATGCGCTGGCTGACTCAGGTTTTGGCAACGATGGATCCCAATAGCAGCCCGGCACAGTATAGCCTCATGGAAAGCTATCTCTACGATTTGCGCATGGGCCAAAATCCTCGGGAAGAATCGGACGATCCGATTCCCCGGTTCTCCGCTCCCATGGCGCCTCCGCCGGTAGCGAAGGAAGGCACGGATTCGTGATCTATCGCCGATTTGGAAAGCGGGTCTTGGATGTTGTGGTGTCCATGGTTCTGCTTCTCCTGTTGCTTCCCGTTTTTCTGGTGGCGGGGGTGTTCGTGGGCGTTTTTCTCGGATGGCCGGTTTTCTTCCGTCAGATCCGGCCCGGATGGGGAGGTCGCCTCTTTACCCTGATCAAATTTCGCTCAATGAGCTCGGCTCGTAGTGCCGATGGGGATTTGCTGCCGGATCACATGCGCTTGGGGAGGGTGGGATCGTTTCTTCGCTCCAGCAGTCTCGACGAGCTTCCGGAGCTCTGGAACGTCTTCCGGGGTCAGATGAGTCTGGTCGGTCCCCGTCCGCTGCTTCCCCGTTATCTTGAGCGCTATACTCCCGAGCAGGCCCGCCGCATGGAGGTCCGCCCCGGCATTACCGGATGGGCCCAAGTGAACGGTCGCAATGGCTTGGACTGGGAATCCC
Proteins encoded in this window:
- a CDS encoding tetratricopeptide repeat protein codes for the protein MSRIPPFIWFILISFLAGWATLPLRKEIQPPEQDLSELDGLGQSVIIGSLGGLRALAADFLWLQTNYYWQQENHGLTETTARAVTRLQPDYPFFWIEASRMIVYDMPVWRFSKDRTAPKTVEKRIRREQAERGLELLTEAAKFVPDSPAIPAEKARIYWTVLDDPDMAQEYYRVAYEKPPHPPLYARLRAVILIDLGRYQEAMRWLTQVLATMDPNSSPAQYSLMESYLYDLRMGQNPREESDDPIPRFSAPMAPPPVAKEGTDS
- a CDS encoding sugar transferase, with amino-acid sequence MIYRRFGKRVLDVVVSMVLLLLLLPVFLVAGVFVGVFLGWPVFFRQIRPGWGGRLFTLIKFRSMSSARSADGDLLPDHMRLGRVGSFLRSSSLDELPELWNVFRGQMSLVGPRPLLPRYLERYTPEQARRMEVRPGITGWAQVNGRNGLDWESRFEMDVWYVDNLSLGLDLKILAMTFFKVFQREGISAEGHATMEEFRGTAQKGKDPDSAAVRNPRRGS